The genomic DNA AAGTAAAGCCTCTTCCATTTTATGCAGTTGCCTGGCAAGGCTGAGTCCCTGATTGCCCTGGCAGATTTGAAGGAATATGCCGAGATACCCACTGGCTTGGACGGGCGAATAAACAGCAGCCAAGCGGTGGGCGGCTGTTGAGGTGGTCGTCAGGAAGGAGGGGAAATGCATATGGCGCTGACAGCTGGCTGAGGCCTGGAAGACATATAAAGTAGTGATTTTGCCCAGCTGGTAAATGACAGACAGAACATCAGTCAATCAATTCGACTATACCACAACGCATTATCTTCCCACAGAAACACACTTCACCATGAGCTTCCACCTTACCGCTGAGGAAATTGTCATTGAAGACAACCACATCCTCAAAGCCCAGCTCCGGAACGAAGACGGTGATCTTGTCGAAGCGACTCTCGACCTGAATGAACACCTTGGGAACAATGACGGTATGCATCTTcaaagtactctgtaccagAAGAACAGAACTGCAGTGGCACTCTGACGCTAACGACCTCTCTTCTGCTTCATGAATAGGCGCTTTCGAGTGGGACGGCGAGAACTTCAGCGAGAGTGCTCAGAACGTCGAGTTTTCCATCGAGGGCGATGGTGAGGTCCCTGTTCTTCGGGCGTCGCTGCATAGGGtagaagaagatgaatggGTTGATGCTGATATCAACCTCTCTGAGCGTGTTGTGAATGACAATGGTCAATTCGTGTACCAGTAGATGGGTATTTATATATGGTGGACCACTGATCTTTCAACaagctttctctttctttctctgcctTCTTTGGGACTATTCCATATCcgtactgtactctgtattgcCTTTGCTTCTGATTGTTTGACTGCCTGTCTCCGGTAAGCGAAATCAATGACAATCACAGAGTATGCTAACAAGCGCGTTCTCATAGACATAGACCTAGTACGCCTTACTGTGATTCCGCATATAAAATCTCACGACCAACCGCGGATCATCACCATAGGCAGTTCTCTGGGCCACGGAGTAGCTTCAACTCAGATTCAATGGCTCCTCCCATTGTGACTGCGATGGCTGGCGGAGACCGGATTGGGTTTCCCCTACGACGACCTGATATACATACACACTCTGCGTCGATGAGCAATGAGTAGAGACCAAGTGACACTGTGCAGCTGAAAAGATCTACTCTGAGGAGAGGCATTATGCCATGGGAAACGATGGGGTTAGCTGAGGTCCGGTGTGAGCGTCCTTGAACAGACGGACAGGACGCTGTCTGGATGAGAGAACAATAACGATATGGGTGCCTCTATCTTACACTGAACATGCTCTGGGAAGCTTAGTATTTGCTCATCCAGGACGTTTCGGATGAGGCGGTTCTTATTATTCCGAGACCGCTGAGGCTGTGAAGCTTACCTTTGGCGGCGACGGCGCTCCTATTCTTTGGGCCAAGCTCAAGGACGTTGGTGGCGAGCTGCGCGATGCTAGCGTCAACCTGGAGGAGCGTCTTCAGAATATCAATGGGCATTTCGTGCTTTGATCGTTGCGGATGTCGCAACAATTGGGGGAGTTATCGTGCTGTATTCTAGCTATCAATACCAGCACCGTCCAACTACTTTATCCGTTTCCGCCTCCTCAATCATGTATACCTTGAGGGATAGCAGCTGACAGTCGACGGGCCCACCATGGCATATTGCATGATAACTGGCGAAGATCACGGAATGCAAAGGAAGTCAGCGGATTAACACTCCCCAAGTTACCTACTGCACGGGTAAGGCGTTTCTCGTACAGTTACCGCCATAATGCAGGAGGGATGCGACATCTGCCCCTCCCTCCGAGGCCCACTCCGTAAAATGGCCGCCAAGCGCTGCAGGTCACCGCTATAAGCAACACCGCCATACAGACCCCCATGTATGCCGCCGGGATTCAGCCTCGTCAGGCAGATGAATTGAATCCCTGATTGTCCGAGTGGGTTTCGTTTCAAATCGGGGACAAATAATCAAAGGCCATGTGGTACTCGGCGGTTGTTCTATTGAGAATGGTCGATAATTGAAGGAGGGGAAGTTCCACATGGCGGTAAAGGAGGACATATATAAAGGTTGACAGTCTGCTGGGAAAAGGACAGAGAGGCATCATCGATCAATTAACTCTTTCAATCTTACCATACACACCCTTCTCCAAAATATTTCACAATGAGCTTCCACCTTACCGGCCAACAAATCCGTGTCGAGGACAACCACATCCTCGTCGCTTCTCTTCAGAACGAGGATGGCGAGTGGATCGATTCTTCTATCGACCTGGATCAGTTTGTTGGAAATGACAACGGTATGCTACAGCAGACTGTGTAGTCAGTGAGGACATGGAAGCTGATACTTTACCCGTGCTATAGGTAACTTCCAGTGGGACGGCCAGGGCTTCAGCCAGACCGCGTCGAACGTTCACTTCGCCATTGAGGGCGATGCGGATGTCCCTGTTCTTCGCGGAGACTTGAAGGATCTCGAGGGCAACTGGAATTCCCGTGACCTTAACCTCTCCGAGCGGGTTGAGAACGTCAACGGTCAATTCCAATTCCAGTAAAGTACGTTTTGATATACATGATATGTCGGGTCGAAGGATGACAGCTAACGGGCGGGCCGCCGCGCAGCGTACCGGATTTCGGGAATAacatgtacggagtactatgtacagagtatgaTATGGACTGGCTCTGGATACCAGTTTAGCTATGATTGAATATAACCTTATGATGAAGATCTGTCCTTCCGAACACATTTTCCCTTCTAAATACAGTAATACCCCTCCAAGGCCCACTGTACTCCATAGTAGCCGCCAAGCGCCTATCTCCGTTACGGCTGAACTGAATGCCTCAACAAACCCACTCGCATGGGCAAATCACGGGAAGACAAATATGTATGTACATATAATCCCGGTAAAAGGGGTGTCCTATTATATGGCGGCAACAGAGAACATACGAGGCCGGCCTGGTCAATAGTCAATCCTATGAGCTTCCATCTTACCGCCGAGGGCATTAAAAGACGATAACATCCTATACGGCCTACTTCGCAACGAAAACGGCGAGATGCGCGAATCCGACATTGACCTAGACGAAATCATCGGAAGCGAGAACGGTATGCTAAGATACTAATTATATTCACCACTGATGAATAGGAAGCTAACAGTCCGTTTCATGTCATATAGGCCAATTCGAATGGGACAGTGTTAACTTCAGCGAAACCGCCGCGGATGCCGAGTTTACCATTGAGGGCGGTGGTGAGGTTTTTGTCCTCCGGGCTTCGCTGCAGGATAAGCAAAGAGAGTGGGCAACTTCTGATATCAAATTTGCTGAGCGTGTCCTCGATGTAAATGGCGGATATCGCTTTTTGTAATGGTAGTTAGATGTGATGGCTAGGATGCATACCAGTTTTGATGAACCCAACTTTGtgagttccgtacaaattcCCGATTCGAAAGGACGGACCATTGAGGCCTGAGGGCAGCGGCAACAACTCCATTCTCCGGAATGAGTTGCAGGCGAGTGGCACTATAGTGCACTATATGCAATGGTTGGCTTGGGTGGATTAGAAATGTGAGAGCTTACGAATGGGCACTGGGGTTTGGTTATACCATCCGGGGTACATGTTTGGTTATGATGGTTGAATATGTGAATAAGAACCACAAATTCCTCCCTCGAAGAAGTTACCCTGTACGCATGTAAGCTATAGAAAAGAGGCAAACACCATGACGCTATACAGGAAAACATGTCACCACTCCCACGTGGTACTGGCAGCTGCTCTGTTGAAAATACTCCATGAAGCACGGAGTATATGTATAGCACCAGTACCCCCCGAAAGAGTGCAAGTTACATGGCGGTACGAGACAGATGAAGCTAGTCGAGGGCCAAATTGTCTATATTAGGGTAGATAGAACACCGGCTTGCTTAAGGAATCCATCACTCAATAAATCCCACTTTATTATTCTTTGTTTCAACAGATACTATCTCTTCGAAATCACCATGAGCTTCCACCTTACCGCCGAGAGCCTCCGGCTTGAGGAGAAGCATATCCTCGTTGCTCAGCTTCGCAATGCGGACGGTGAGCTTGTTGACTCGTCCATCGATTTGAACACTATCATCGGAAATGTTGACGGTATGCTTCCCTTGCCCCTCCCAACTTCCACGAAAGAACTAGAAACTAACAATGG from Aspergillus chevalieri M1 DNA, chromosome 1, nearly complete sequence includes the following:
- a CDS encoding CVNH domain-containing protein (COG:S;~EggNog:ENOG410PRSD;~InterPro:IPR011058,IPR036673;~PFAM:PF08881), which produces MSFHLTAEEIVIEDNHILKAQLRNEDGDLVEATLDLNEHLGNNDGAFEWDGENFSESAQNVEFSIEGDGEVPVLRASLHRVEEDEWVDADINLSERVVNDNGQFVYQ
- a CDS encoding CVNH domain-containing protein (COG:S;~EggNog:ENOG410PRSD;~InterPro:IPR011058,IPR036673;~PFAM:PF08881), with the protein product MSFHLTGQQIRVEDNHILVASLQNEDGEWIDSSIDLDQFVGNDNGNFQWDGQGFSQTASNVHFAIEGDADVPVLRGDLKDLEGNWNSRDLNLSERVENVNGQFQFQ
- a CDS encoding CVNH domain-containing protein (COG:S;~EggNog:ENOG410PRSD;~InterPro:IPR011058,IPR036673;~PFAM:PF08881) — encoded protein: MRESDIDLDEIIGSENGQFEWDSVNFSETAADAEFTIEGGGEVFVLRASLQDKQREWATSDIKFAERVLDVNGGYRFL